Part of the Quercus robur chromosome 5, dhQueRobu3.1, whole genome shotgun sequence genome, AGACTCAAGAGGATGTAGGATTGGAAGTTCTCATCTTTCCTCCTATCTCTTtagtaaacaaacaaagcattagAATAGAATTATCCATATGCAAACAAAACAGCATATTACATGTTCTTATGAATAACTAATAACATTTTATCTTCAAATATTTATCCAAGAAAAAACACTTATTCTTCAAATAATTATATTAGAATGCAAATCCCAAGCTAATTGTTTTAAACAATGTTGCGTGTTACAACTGTCTCCATTTGTTGCCATGGATAACCTACTGAGCAGTACAATATATAACAGTTACTAGAAGGGAGTTTTTAACCTGagtaaataaaaagaattgaatttaaaaataaaaataaaaggaacagAGGGAGGATTTCACCAAAAATTGCTGGGACACCTAATTTTTGGAACTAATTTTCTGTGGCAAGTTTAAAGTTTCTGTTAGGTAGGCTCGTAATCAAGAATGTGGAGTGGGACAATCAACTGGACCTGAGCTTTCGGTTGTATTCCAATTGTCAATACTTTTGTGTTTAACTTGTCTAGGTTTGTAAAATCAAGTCATTAGAAAAGAATGTGTACTTTGTgagaatgaatttttgtttttacatgACTAGGGATGGGAGTGTAATTTATGGGAATGACAAGGAGGGCATGAGAAGAGTGAGGACATTCAAAGATGGAAAATTGAAGATCTCAGAAGATGGGCTGCTTCAGCATAATGAGAAAGGCATTCCTATCTCAGGTGATGTTCGAAATTGCTGGGCTGGCTTTTCCCTCCTACAAGCGCTATTTGTCAAAGAGCACAATGCTGTATGTGATATGCTAAAAgtaagttatttttgttttagtttataTTCTGTGATTCTTTTTCCCAATGGTGAAGTTGGTGTTATGTACTTGAACATTTCTGGCATCTAATTTGAACGGTTTTGGACCAATTTCGGAAAAATTGCAATATTGCTGCATTAAAATTAAACTGTCATATTTTGTCTGGTTAGCAATTGTAGAATCTTATGCTATAATTTTCCTCATATGGAAGAAATATGTGTGATAATAATGTATGCACTTCATGAATAATATGTATTATGTTCAGTTAATGATTTAGtttattgttctttggttttagGTATATTACCCTGATTTGGATGATGAGCAGCTCTATAGGCACGCAAGATTGGTGACTGCAGCTGTCATTGCTAAAATCAACACCATTGACTGGACCGTTGAACTCCTGAAGACCGATACTCTTCTAGTAGGGATGAGGGTAAACTGGTAAGATAGTTAAGACATATTAAAGAAGTCAATGAAACATAGTGGTCATGTTTAAATAGTGAcattaaatatttgttttaatttgatgaagaaatGATAAAAACACAGAGATGCTTTTACAAGttatgagaaaaaagagaaaatcagCAAAGATGAGGGTAACATTTAATGCATTTCTAATGCCATTGCTTTCTACTTTACACTTCactaaaaatcaaatatgtaaACCATGTTTTTTTTAGGTATGGACTTTTGGGGAAGAAATTTAAGGAGTTATTTGGACATATATTGGGATCAATACTGAGTGGATTGGTTGGTCTTAAAAAGCCAACAGATCATGGAGTTCCCTATTCAATAACTGAAGAGTTTGTAAGCGCCTACAGAATGCATTCACTTCTACCTGAAACACTTGTCCTTAGGGACATCATGTCTTCAACTTCAGAAGACAAACATCCTCCCATTCTACATGAGTActtccctttctctcttcttatACTGTATTTGCAAATATTAGGCACCAGTATGATGGACATTTTCTTGCCATTTGTTTTCCCACCTTTTATGGGTTTTCTGCATCTTGCTACAAAATTTATAGTTTTCTTTGGAGACATCGGCACAAATGTACTAGGAGCCAAGAACCATGTGTGCAGGGGCAGAATCAGAATTACAGAATTGGAGATTAAATTAGAGAGaacattatttataatttaagatCATAAGGTTAAATGTGTAATAGatgctcttctttttctttttatttttcttttgggggtgggggtgggggtggtggACATCCATATATGCTGTTAAGGGGAAATTATTATGTACTCTCagaataccataaatgcgtactccctcctctcacattttttttgaggttctattaattaaattcatggtgagacccaccatttatgtgagaggaaagAATACGCATTTACAGTACTTCagaagtacctaataattttccactATTAAGAATGAAAGGACAAGGAGACTAAGAATCGTTATACAAGAGAAATCCTTTATATAGGCACAATAGGTATGGAGAACAAGTACAATGAGTCTAGGGCAAGTACAATTCAATGGGTCCAAGCCCTGTCGGCTAATAGACTAGCatattctacaaaaaaaatatggcCTTAAATGTTAGTAAAACTAAGAACATTTCAAGGCTCCCAAGCTCCAGCATAGTACAACTTGCAGTATTGATGGAGGAGAGATGTGTTTTATTGGTAGTGGTTGCATATGGTGTTGATCTTGTGCTAGTATTTCCATTTTATAactcattaattattatttttctgatTGTGTTGTTAAAGATGTGGGGGTGAAAAACAAAGGCTTTCATATGTAAAAATAGTGTTTCATTTTCCTCAACTTAGGAAGCaacattgcaattttttttattacaacaGAATAATGTTTagaattaattttcaaaaggaaagtAGTTTGAGATACTAATTAAATGTTACCTTGCTAGAAACTCTACATGACTAATTGTAGGGATTATGAATCCAGGGTGCCTATGAGGGAATTGGTGGGTattgaaggagagagaaaactgTCAACAATTGGAATGGAGCAAATGTTGGTATCATTGGGTCATCAGTCTTGTGGGGCGCTCACATTATGGAACTATCCATCATGGATGAGGAACCTTGTAGCCCATGATATTAATGGAGAAGATAGACCAGATCCTGTTGATATGGCCAGCTTGGAAAGTATATCATCTCATTCTTCAATTTCTATTTACAACTCTCATTTTATTTCCACTTTCATAGTCCAAATCTAATTTTACAATGCTGGACCATTAGTttatagagatagagagagggaAGTTCCTAGGTACAATGAGTTCCGGAGGAACTTGATGATGATTCCTATTAGCAAGTGGGGAGATTTGACGGATGATGAAGAAGTCATTGAAGCTCTCTATGATGTGTATGGAGATGATGTGGAGAAGCTAGACTTGCAAGTTGGCTTAATGGCAGAGAAGAAGATCAAAGGCTTTGCAATCAGTGAGActgctttctttctcttcatacTAACTGCTTCAAGGTATGCTCAATGTCATACTAAGAAtaagattaaaattttgatttttttttttttttcttagagtGCACTAATGCTTCGTTTTGTATGATGATGTTGTTTAGGAGGCTAGAAGCTGATCGCTTTTTCACGTCCAGTTTCAACTCCaaaacatacacacaaaaaGGCCTAGAATGGGTTAACAAGACTGAGACTTTGAAGGATGTGATTGATCGGCATTTCCCTGAAATGACAAGGAAATGGATGACATGTTCAAGTGCATTCTCAATGTGGGATTCAATGCCAAATCCAGTGAATTACATACCCCTGTACCTGCGACTATCCACCTAATATTCATCTACTTAGTACTTCCAATAAGTACAGATATCTGGTTGTACGCCATTTTATTATAGAGTTTAGTATTAGCTCAAATAAATTGGTATATACTAAACAGAAGTATGTGTAATCATATGCCAGTGAAATTGTCGTATGAAATGTTATTTTAATACATCTGTTAAGAAtttaaagtgagagagaaagactgaatagtctgtatattctgggtaaaataataatgtacaatagagagtcTTATATAGGTTAGGTATGTGTACAGTACAAGTAATatgagtaaactacaagtacagtatattgggctaagcccaatgggctaatctagtctaagctatacactaacatcccccTTCAAACTCGAGGTGGtaaggaggaagccaactggagtttggatataagatcttgAAAACAATCATGCGAGTGagtcttggtgaagatatcaACAGGCTAGTCAAcagaggagatggagaacaaCATGAGATTGCCTTTCTTGAAATGATGGCAAGTGATGTGGCAGTCGATCTCAATGTGCTTGGTGCGTTCATGGAaaacatcattatgagcaatgtagatagcactacgattgtcacaataaagtGAAGTGGCAGTGGGCTGTAGAGCATCCATGTTAGCTAAAAGCCAGCGAAGCCAGACAAGCTCGTAGGTGGTGTCAGAAAGGGCACGATACTCAACCTTAGTACTGGAACCAGAAACCACATCTTGCTTCTTGCTACGCCATGAGACATGATAAGTACCCAACAGGAAACAGAAACCTATAATGGAGTATCGATCAGTCGGATCACCTGTCCAGTCCGCATTtgaataagcatgaagctcAAGAGAAGACCAAAAGGAGTAGTGgagaccatgataaagtgtgcccTTGACATATCGGAGAATCTGAAGAACGGcagcatagtggacagaacGAGGGGCATCCATGAAGttactaaccatacccacgACATGTGAAATATTTGGacgagtaacagtgagatagatTTGACTACCAATCAACTGACGATAGCAAGTAGCATCAAATATAGGTTCACCATCCAAGAgtgtgagctttgcattgtattccaagggagtggaaacagtcttgttATTGGTGATACcaactttggagagaaaatcagaagcatatttagcttgggaaagatagtatccatcagaAGATAaggtaacctcaagcccaagaaaatagctgagagtATCCAGATCTTTCATCTTaaaatgctgactaaggaaGTGCTGAAGAGAGTAGATACCTGTAGAATTATTTCCAGTAATaatgatatcatcaacataaagaagaataagagtgatactAGTAGAGGATCTTCAGACAAAGAGAGCAATGCCATGAGGGCCCGAAGTGAAACCCTGCTGAGTaacaactgagctaaacttttcaaatcaaGCTCAAGAAGCCTGCTTGAAGCCATAAAGAGCACGATGAAGGCGACAAACTTGACTGCTTGAGTGTGGATAGCCAAggggtggttgcatgtacacttcttgTTAGAGGTCTCCATTAAGGAAAGCATTCTTctcatccatttgataaagaggccaatAGTAAACAGCAGCCATAGCAATGAGACATCTCACAGATGTAAGGCAAGCAATAtgagcaaatgtttcctcatagtcaatGCCATACTCCTAagtaaagcccttggcaactagGCGAGCCTTGTACTGTACAACAGATGCCTTTGTtttgatcttgtaaacccacctacaacctactacagACTGACCATGAGGCAACTCAACCATATCACaagtgtgattcttatgaagggcatctAGTTCTTCGTTCATAGCTTGCTGCCAAAAAGGGTCAGTAAGGGTCTtacgataggtgtgaggttcatagagGGTGGCAGGAGCAAAAGAGTAGTGATAATTAGTAAGATAAGAGGGAGGAATGCTTACCTGAGTGGAATGACGAAGTTCAGGACCAACAGGAGACTCAGGAGAGGGTGGTGTCATAGGATCCAAGACAGGTGGGTCATATGTCGGGGACAAAACCGGAGATGAGTCGTCTAGAGAGACAACCGATGTCAAAGAATCCTCCATAAGTTTAAGATAGAAAGGGAGGAAAAGATTagtaaaaatgggagactctGAGGAAGAGGACGCAGGAAACTACTGAAGACTCGTGAAAGGATGATGTTCCTaaaactcaacatgacgggAGACACGAAGGTAACgagaaatgggatcatagcagTGAAACCCCTTTTGAGAtacaccataaccaaggaaacaataGAGATGAGCACGAGGCTGGAGTTTTTTTCgttcatgaggaggaagagagacagaGCAAGCACAACTAAAAACCTAAAGAGATGAGTAGTTAGGAGTTTGGCCATAGAGAAGCTCGAATGGTGATTTGTTATGTGTAGTTAGTGAAAGAATACGATTAATGGTGTACACAGCAGTAAGTGCGGTCTCACCCCAAAAGCGCTCAAGAAGAGAGGCAGAAATGAAAAGGGTgcggacaacatcaagaatgtgacgatgttttCGTTCTGCATAACTAtttgttgagaggtgtaaggacaagacTACGGAGGAAGGGTACCATGACTAtctaaaaaggataggaaagatttatcattatattcttgagcattatctgatTGAAAGACTTTGACCGTGCGattgaactgtgtttcaatcattttataaaatgtttggtaaatagacacaagttcagacctaagatgaagcagataaatccaagtatatcgaaaaaaatcatccacaaatatgacaaaatatctaGATCCCCCCTTAGTGGGAACAGGTGTAGACCTcaaatatcagaatgtataagatTAAAAGGTGCAGAAGAAAAGGAGTCACTATTATTAAAGGgcaattttgtttatttgccaaaatgacaagaagtacaatcaaatttttgaaactaaactgaacctaaatgaccttAAGAAGCTAACAATTGAAGACtagataaggatggatgaccaagacgagcatACCATAGATCAGGTGAGAGGgtggcagtggtagcagctacagaaacaacttgtgaagaaatcttcaagtcatgaacctcaaacTTGCAATCAACCTTACCGCCTGTCCTAAGCACTTGACCCGTCCGGGTATCCTAcacatccacaccatgattagtaaatagaagatctatGCCTAATTCACAAAGTTGACCAGCAGAAAGCAAATTGAAGGATAACTTTGGgatatgaaaagtgtcactaagggataaacaaggagaagagattgttcctttatgactaacaagcataggagttccatcagTAATGTAAATGGTGATTAGATGTTTTAAGGGTGCCTTATCAGAAAATTAGGATTCATTaggagtcatatggttacaacatgTAGTATTAAAAAACCAAAGTTGGTTACCTAAGGTGACGGAAAGGGCAGTGGAAGTGCAGAATAAAACTTATTGAACTACTACCTCAATATTAGCCAtagtaagtgaggaagccaaagatggacctgCAGGAACCGATGGATCTGAAGGACATACAGTAGCTACCTGAGGAATAGAAGTTTTATTCTGCTCTTGCATAAATTTTTGCAGTTTGCGAAAAACTAAGATGTTATGGCCTTTAGCACGGCAAAACTCGCAGCGAGTACCTTTAGAAGACTGAGAGGTGGGACGCTCAAAGTTTATTCGTGGAGGAGTagtgaatgcaacaatggaAGGCTGTGGAGATTGTGTAGCCAATACATGATCAGATGATGACATGTGATAAGTAGGCTGACGGTTCTCCTTAGAAATGAGCTCTTTGACTGTAGCATTAAGAGAATGAGTAGAAGACCAGCTAAGCAGAGAAGccctagtaggctcaaaatcctcacgtaaaccCATTACGAAGTGCATAAATTTACGGCGATCCCGATATTTAACAAAGAGTTCAACGTCCTTAGAACACACTAGTGGAGGATCTGCAGCAGAAAGTTAttcccacatagtagaagtctgagaataaaaataagaaataaactgacctgtctcttggtgcatttgataaagttttgattcaatgtgGAACTCCAGGCTTGAATCATTAGTATAA contains:
- the LOC126724737 gene encoding alpha-dioxygenase 2-like isoform X2, translated to MTIFHLFLSHFIHPQLKYMVAKMTLLDTILFCVVHLVDKLDAWHRLPVIIGAAYLGIRRHLHQRYNLLPVGEINGQRYNTEEFAYRTADGKCNHPSDDTIGSQGTFLGRNMPPSSSPYGLLEPHPTVVASKLLARKKFIDNGKQFNMIACSWIQFMIHDWVDHLEDTEQIEIRAPDEISSGCPLKSFKFFKTKKVSIDLCHLKNGSPNTRTPWLDGSVIYGNDKEGMRRVRTFKDGKLKISEDGLLQHNEKGIPISGDVRNCWAGFSLLQALFVKEHNAVCDMLKVYYPDLDDEQLYRHARLVTAAVIAKINTIDWTVELLKTDTLLVGMRVNWYGLLGKKFKELFGHILGSILSGLVGLKKPTDHGVPYSITEEFVSAYRMHSLLPETLVLRDIMSSTSEDKHPPILHEVPMRELVGIEGERKLSTIGMEQMLVSLGHQSCGALTLWNYPSWMRNLVAHDINGEDRPDPVDMASLEIYRDREREVPRYNEFRRNLMMIPISKWGDLTDDEEVIEALYDVYGDDVEKLDLQVGLMAEKKIKGFAISETAFFLFILTASRRLEADRFFTSSFNSKTYTQKGLEWVNKTETLKDVIDRHFPEMTRKWMTCSSAFSMWDSMPNPVNYIPLYLRLST
- the LOC126724737 gene encoding alpha-dioxygenase 2-like isoform X1, whose amino-acid sequence is MTIFHLFLSHFIHPQLKYMVAKMTLLDTILFCVVHLVDKLDAWHRLPVIIGAAYLGIRRHLHQRYNLLPVGEINGQRYNTEEFAYRTADGKCNHPSDDTIGSQGTFLGRNMPPSSSPYGLLEPHPTVVASKLLARKKFIDNGKQFNMIACSWIQFMIHDWVDHLEDTEQQIEIRAPDEISSGCPLKSFKFFKTKKVSIDLCHLKNGSPNTRTPWLDGSVIYGNDKEGMRRVRTFKDGKLKISEDGLLQHNEKGIPISGDVRNCWAGFSLLQALFVKEHNAVCDMLKVYYPDLDDEQLYRHARLVTAAVIAKINTIDWTVELLKTDTLLVGMRVNWYGLLGKKFKELFGHILGSILSGLVGLKKPTDHGVPYSITEEFVSAYRMHSLLPETLVLRDIMSSTSEDKHPPILHEVPMRELVGIEGERKLSTIGMEQMLVSLGHQSCGALTLWNYPSWMRNLVAHDINGEDRPDPVDMASLEIYRDREREVPRYNEFRRNLMMIPISKWGDLTDDEEVIEALYDVYGDDVEKLDLQVGLMAEKKIKGFAISETAFFLFILTASRRLEADRFFTSSFNSKTYTQKGLEWVNKTETLKDVIDRHFPEMTRKWMTCSSAFSMWDSMPNPVNYIPLYLRLST